A region from the Salvelinus fontinalis isolate EN_2023a chromosome 23, ASM2944872v1, whole genome shotgun sequence genome encodes:
- the LOC129821198 gene encoding ADP-ribosylation factor-like protein 4C, which produces MLGLDSAGKTTVLYRLKFNEFVNTVPTIGFNTEKIKLSNGTAKGISCHFWDVGGQEKLRPLWKSYSRCTEGIIYVVDSVDVDRLEEAKTELHKVTKFAENQGTPLLMIANKQDLPKSLPVADIEKQLALHELTPSTTYHVQPCCAIIGEGLHEGMDKLYEMILKRRKSLKRKKKR; this is translated from the coding sequence ATGCTGGGGTTGGATTCGGCTGGCAAAACGACTGTTCTTTATCGTCTGAAATTCAACGAATTCGTAAACACCGTGCCAACAATTGGATTCAACACTGAGAAAATCAAACTCAGTAATGGTACGGCAAAGGGGATCAGCTGTCACTTCTGGGACGTCGGAGGCCAGGAGAAGCTCCGACCCCTATGGAAATCCTACAGCCGGTGCACGGAAGGCATCATCTATGTGGTGGACTCCGTAGACGTCGATCGGTTGGAGGAGGCTAAAACGGAACTGCATAAAGTTACCAAATTCGCGGAGAACCAGGGGACACCGCTGCTAATGATAGCCAACAAGCAGGACCTGCCCAAATCTCTTCCAGTCGCGGACATTGAAAAACAGCTGGCTCTCCACGAGCTCACCCCATCCACCACATACCACGTCCAACCTTGCTGCGCCATAATTGGCGAGGGACTCCACGAGGGTATGGACAAATTATATGAGATGATATTAAAGCGGAGAAAGTCTTTAAAGCGAAAGAAGAAACGATAA